One genomic window of Thalassolituus hydrocarboniclasticus includes the following:
- a CDS encoding type I restriction-modification system subunit M — protein sequence MARTPADQNDVKQKASRKPAAKKDAKKQSFEQTLWATADKLRGSVESSEYKHVVLSLIFLKFISDKFEQRKQQMIDEGQGDYVDMVEFYTMTNTFYLPEDARWDFIAKNAKQDDIAVKIDTALHTVEKNNKALRGALPDNYFSRLGLDASKLAALIDAINNIDTIVGEEGSASETDIVGRVYEYFLGNFAATEGKGGGEFYTPKCVVNLLAEMIEPYHGKIYDPCCGSGGMFVQSVKFVENHQGNKKDISIYGQEQTSTTYKLAKMNLAIRGISANLGDVPADTFFKDQHPDLKADFIIANPPFNLKEWRGPDELTDDPRWAGYETPPTGNANYGWILHMISKLSDNGVAGFVLANGSMSTNTKGEGEIRKQIIENDLVDCMIALPGQLFYTTQIPVCLWFLTKNKKAQTFSDGRKQHRNRQGETLFIDARNMGSMISRIHKELTADDIAEIARTYHLWRGEPVADSSDVGRLTSDSYTDIPGFCRSASLDDIKANDYVLTPGRYVGAAEIEDDGELFEEKMQQLTQTLFQQMAEAQELDTVIKQNLKGLGYGE from the coding sequence ATGGCACGCACGCCAGCGGACCAGAACGACGTCAAACAGAAAGCCAGCCGCAAACCAGCAGCAAAAAAAGACGCCAAAAAACAAAGCTTCGAGCAAACCCTGTGGGCCACCGCCGACAAACTGCGCGGCTCGGTAGAATCGTCCGAATACAAGCACGTGGTGCTGTCGCTGATCTTCCTCAAATTTATCAGCGATAAATTCGAGCAGCGCAAACAGCAGATGATCGATGAAGGGCAGGGCGATTACGTTGATATGGTCGAGTTTTACACTATGACCAACACCTTCTACCTGCCGGAAGACGCCCGCTGGGACTTTATCGCCAAAAACGCCAAGCAGGACGACATCGCCGTTAAAATCGACACCGCCCTGCACACCGTCGAGAAAAACAACAAAGCCCTGCGCGGCGCACTGCCAGATAACTACTTCTCACGTTTAGGGCTGGATGCCAGCAAACTCGCAGCCCTGATCGACGCCATCAACAACATCGACACTATCGTTGGTGAAGAAGGCTCCGCCAGCGAGACCGACATCGTCGGTCGAGTGTACGAATACTTCCTCGGCAACTTTGCCGCCACCGAAGGCAAAGGCGGTGGCGAGTTCTACACGCCCAAGTGCGTGGTTAACCTGCTGGCCGAAATGATCGAACCTTATCACGGCAAAATCTACGACCCGTGTTGTGGCTCCGGCGGTATGTTCGTGCAGTCGGTCAAATTTGTTGAAAACCATCAGGGCAACAAAAAAGACATCTCCATCTACGGCCAGGAACAGACCAGCACCACCTACAAGCTGGCCAAGATGAACCTGGCGATCCGGGGCATCAGCGCCAATCTCGGAGACGTACCCGCCGACACCTTCTTTAAAGACCAGCACCCGGACTTAAAAGCCGACTTCATCATCGCCAACCCGCCGTTTAACTTAAAAGAATGGCGTGGCCCGGATGAACTCACCGACGACCCACGCTGGGCCGGTTACGAAACCCCGCCTACCGGCAACGCCAACTACGGCTGGATACTGCACATGATCAGCAAGCTCAGCGACAACGGCGTCGCGGGCTTTGTACTGGCCAACGGCTCCATGAGCACCAACACCAAAGGCGAAGGTGAGATACGCAAACAGATCATCGAAAACGACCTCGTCGACTGCATGATCGCCCTGCCGGGCCAGCTGTTTTACACCACCCAGATACCTGTGTGCTTGTGGTTCTTAACCAAAAATAAAAAGGCACAGACCTTCAGCGACGGGCGCAAACAACATCGTAACCGCCAAGGCGAAACCCTGTTTATCGACGCCCGCAATATGGGCAGCATGATCAGCCGCATCCATAAAGAACTGACCGCCGATGATATTGCCGAAATCGCGCGGACGTATCATCTGTGGAGGGGGGAGCCAGTTGCTGATTCGTCGGACGTCGGACGTCTGACGTCTGACTCATACACCGACATCCCCGGCTTTTGCCGCAGTGCTTCATTGGACGACATCAAAGCCAACGACTACGTACTAACACCGGGCCGCTACGTCGGCGCCGCCGAAATCGAAGACGACGGCGAACTGTTCGAAGAAAAAATGCAGCAACTCACCCAAACCCTGTTCCAGCAGATGGCGGAAGCGCAGGAGCTGGATACCGTAATTAAACAGAACCTAAAGGGGCTGGGTTATGGGGAGTGA
- a CDS encoding restriction endonuclease gives MPIPNYQAFMQPLVSQIADGRVHSLAELKTPLCNALQISEEQRAETIASSGNRTVVSNRLGWARTYLHKAGLLSIPKPGFVQITDRGQQALQSGQTINNGYLKQFPEFLEFIRPVKDATDASADEAKTTHEDDTTPDEQIKSAWQTLNSALAEDLIELVKKQTPQFFEVLVVQMMQAMGYGGWSKDSGSATQYTGDGGIDGIINEDPLGLETIYLQAKRYTDAAVGRPDIQAFVGALEMKRARKGVFITTSRFSRDALDYVSLIEKKVVLIDGKQLAELMIKHNLGVSVKETYQVKAIDSDYFAED, from the coding sequence ATGCCGATCCCGAACTACCAAGCCTTTATGCAGCCATTAGTCTCCCAGATTGCCGATGGCCGGGTGCACTCATTGGCTGAGTTAAAAACCCCGCTCTGCAATGCATTACAGATATCGGAAGAACAACGGGCAGAAACCATTGCCAGTTCCGGCAATCGCACCGTGGTCTCTAACCGTCTGGGCTGGGCCAGAACGTATCTGCATAAAGCCGGTTTGCTCAGCATTCCCAAGCCTGGGTTTGTGCAGATAACCGACCGTGGTCAGCAGGCACTGCAGTCTGGTCAGACTATCAATAATGGCTATCTGAAGCAGTTTCCGGAGTTTCTGGAATTTATCCGCCCGGTAAAAGATGCAACCGATGCGTCAGCGGATGAAGCCAAAACAACGCATGAAGATGACACCACGCCGGATGAACAGATCAAATCCGCCTGGCAAACCCTTAACAGCGCTCTGGCTGAAGACCTGATCGAACTGGTCAAAAAACAAACCCCGCAATTCTTTGAAGTGCTGGTCGTGCAGATGATGCAGGCCATGGGCTATGGCGGCTGGAGTAAGGACTCCGGCAGTGCAACCCAGTATACTGGCGACGGCGGTATCGACGGCATTATCAACGAAGATCCGCTCGGGCTGGAAACCATCTACCTGCAGGCCAAACGCTACACCGATGCTGCGGTAGGCCGCCCGGATATACAGGCTTTTGTTGGCGCACTGGAAATGAAACGCGCGCGTAAAGGCGTGTTTATTACCACCAGTCGTTTCAGCCGCGATGCGCTGGATTATGTATCGCTGATAGAGAAAAAGGTGGTACTGATTGACGGCAAGCAACTGGCCGAACTCATGATCAAACACAACCTGGGCGTCAGCGTAAAAGAAACGTATCAGGTGAAAGCGATAGACTCGGATTACTTTGCCGAGGATTGA
- a CDS encoding antibiotic biosynthesis monooxygenase family protein: protein MIKVIIERNIAEGMESTYEQIMKTMLRTMVEAPGYTSGVNYIDMKNSAHRVIITTWQSEQAWDMWKHTEQRAALLAAIKPILVDEEKITLLTV from the coding sequence ATGATTAAGGTGATTATCGAGCGCAATATTGCCGAGGGTATGGAATCTACCTATGAGCAGATTATGAAAACCATGCTGCGCACGATGGTTGAAGCACCGGGCTATACCTCCGGTGTTAACTATATCGATATGAAAAACAGTGCCCACCGGGTGATTATCACCACCTGGCAGAGCGAACAGGCGTGGGATATGTGGAAGCATACCGAGCAGCGCGCGGCACTGCTGGCGGCGATTAAACCGATTCTGGTGGATGAAGAGAAAATTACCCTGCTGACGGTGTGA
- a CDS encoding sulfite reductase subunit alpha, translating into MISLQPWGQASLLILGWCLLTLWCFRASLRQFWHNRRAAHPDLPEILVAYASEGGTAAALAGDLAQQLEQGGEAVALLSLNQLSPQQLAVSRRLLIIASTYGDGEAPANGQQFLRRLQHSQQQGQHVVQDVRYAILALGDDDYPQFCAFGLQLHKQLQQAGAQPMFDPLCVNRQERQTLQLWQQQLAAQGFTLTDAVADVHTATEALTLEQRRWLNPGSPGAALYELHLSKPHHSHWQAGDIARLWLAGRYRDYSIASLPEENHLRLLVREQHHDNGEPGLGSGWLCQQWQPGSTSRFSVRSNPAFHAPPTAVPLILIGNGTGLAGLRAHLKQRSLQNSQASCWLLFGERSPEHDRIWQQELDHWYQSGVLTELDRCYSRASGAAELPALCGRSHRGYVQHALQGEQKRLLQWLKQGAAIYICGSRDGMASDIDQLLQQWLGKRATERLQQQGRYRKDVY; encoded by the coding sequence ATGATCTCTCTGCAACCCTGGGGGCAGGCCAGCCTGCTGATACTTGGCTGGTGCCTGCTCACGCTCTGGTGTTTTCGCGCTTCCCTGCGGCAGTTCTGGCATAACCGCCGCGCTGCTCATCCTGATTTGCCTGAAATTCTTGTTGCCTACGCCAGCGAAGGCGGCACGGCAGCCGCACTGGCCGGGGATTTAGCCCAGCAGTTAGAGCAGGGCGGCGAGGCGGTGGCCCTGCTGTCCCTCAACCAATTGAGCCCGCAGCAACTGGCCGTCAGCCGTCGCTTACTGATCATTGCCAGCACCTATGGCGATGGTGAAGCGCCGGCCAACGGCCAGCAATTTCTCCGTCGTCTGCAGCACAGTCAGCAGCAGGGGCAGCATGTTGTGCAGGACGTACGCTACGCCATTCTGGCGCTGGGCGACGATGACTACCCGCAGTTCTGCGCATTTGGTCTGCAGCTGCACAAACAGCTGCAACAGGCCGGTGCGCAACCCATGTTTGACCCGCTCTGCGTGAATCGCCAGGAACGCCAGACGTTGCAGCTGTGGCAACAGCAGCTGGCGGCGCAGGGATTTACCCTGACGGACGCTGTAGCAGACGTTCATACCGCAACAGAAGCACTGACGCTGGAACAACGGCGTTGGTTAAACCCCGGCAGTCCGGGGGCCGCTTTGTATGAACTGCATCTGAGCAAGCCGCATCACAGCCACTGGCAGGCCGGAGATATTGCCCGCTTATGGCTGGCCGGCCGCTACCGCGATTACAGCATTGCCAGCCTGCCGGAAGAGAATCATCTGCGTCTGCTGGTGCGTGAACAGCACCACGATAACGGCGAACCCGGACTGGGCTCCGGCTGGTTGTGCCAGCAATGGCAGCCCGGCAGCACAAGCCGGTTCAGCGTGCGCAGTAACCCTGCTTTTCATGCGCCGCCAACGGCTGTGCCACTGATTCTGATCGGCAATGGCACCGGCCTGGCCGGACTGCGTGCCCACCTTAAACAGCGCAGCCTGCAAAACTCACAAGCCTCTTGCTGGTTGCTGTTTGGTGAACGTAGTCCGGAACATGACCGCATCTGGCAGCAGGAGCTCGACCACTGGTATCAGAGTGGCGTACTTACTGAGCTCGACCGCTGTTACTCGCGCGCATCCGGCGCTGCAGAACTGCCTGCGCTATGTGGACGAAGCCACCGCGGCTATGTGCAACATGCGTTGCAAGGTGAACAAAAACGCCTGCTGCAATGGCTGAAACAAGGCGCGGCGATTTATATCTGCGGCAGTCGTGATGGCATGGCCAGCGATATCGATCAGCTGCTGCAGCAATGGCTCGGCAAACGCGCAACCGAGCGCCTGCAACAGCAGGGGCGTTACCGTAAAGACGTCTATTGA
- a CDS encoding DUF4198 domain-containing protein — protein MLNKTPFKPFLVAALVLGSVAVQAHRAWIVPQETVLSGENRWVSFDAAVSNDIFLANYNPGRFSDVQVLNPDGSAGQVENLHTGKYRSVFDLALKQEGTYRLFIASSGLRALWEEDGQRRMYPGRGEQYSAEGFAKAVPENAEKLVVSQASRRMETFVTLGAPSRNALAASGQGLELVAVTHPNDLFAGEEASFRFLIDGEAAQGADVTLIREGTRYRNAQEAITLKTNSKGEITVRWNGAGRYFLEAEYKDNKAQKPATERSGSYVAVLEVLPD, from the coding sequence ATGTTGAATAAAACCCCATTCAAACCATTCTTAGTCGCCGCGTTGGTGCTGGGCAGTGTGGCCGTACAGGCACACCGCGCCTGGATCGTACCGCAGGAAACCGTACTGTCTGGCGAAAACCGCTGGGTCAGCTTTGATGCCGCGGTTTCCAACGATATTTTTCTCGCCAACTACAACCCCGGCCGTTTCAGCGACGTACAGGTGCTCAACCCTGACGGCAGCGCCGGTCAGGTTGAAAATCTGCACACCGGCAAATACCGCAGCGTGTTTGATCTGGCATTAAAGCAGGAAGGCACCTATCGCCTGTTTATCGCCTCATCCGGTCTGCGCGCCCTGTGGGAAGAAGACGGACAGCGCCGTATGTATCCGGGCCGTGGTGAGCAATACAGCGCCGAAGGTTTTGCCAAAGCCGTACCGGAAAACGCCGAAAAATTAGTGGTATCGCAGGCGTCCCGCCGTATGGAAACCTTTGTCACCCTGGGAGCGCCATCCCGCAACGCACTGGCAGCCAGCGGGCAGGGACTGGAGCTGGTGGCCGTCACGCATCCGAACGATCTGTTTGCCGGTGAAGAAGCCAGCTTCCGTTTTCTGATCGACGGTGAAGCCGCACAGGGTGCCGATGTTACCCTGATCCGCGAAGGCACCCGCTACCGCAATGCGCAGGAAGCCATCACCCTGAAAACCAACAGCAAAGGTGAAATCACCGTGCGCTGGAACGGCGCCGGACGTTACTTTCTGGAAGCCGAATACAAAGACAATAAAGCGCAAAAACCGGCCACCGAACGCAGCGGCAGCTATGTGGCCGTGCTTGAGGTTTTGCCGGACTGA
- a CDS encoding DUF2271 domain-containing protein, giving the protein MKNPIPRSLLPALLLAATQCVSVQSASAAELTLAVEIPRQNVAEYHKPYVAIWIENNSTRAVTNLAVWYDAEMRNNEGEKWLKDMRQWWRRSGRTLQMPVDGVTGATKGSGQHHLQFHFGSAPLHELAGGDYTLRIEAAREVGGREVVDIPFSWPQTQPATFTASGSTELGAVAVSIKP; this is encoded by the coding sequence ATGAAGAACCCGATACCGCGTTCGTTGCTGCCGGCATTATTGCTCGCCGCAACACAATGCGTGAGTGTGCAGTCGGCAAGCGCCGCTGAGCTGACTCTCGCGGTCGAAATTCCGCGCCAGAACGTCGCTGAATATCACAAGCCTTATGTTGCCATCTGGATTGAGAACAACAGCACCAGAGCCGTTACCAATCTGGCCGTTTGGTACGACGCAGAAATGCGCAACAACGAAGGCGAAAAATGGCTGAAAGATATGCGCCAGTGGTGGCGTCGCAGCGGCCGCACACTGCAGATGCCGGTCGATGGCGTTACCGGCGCGACCAAAGGGTCGGGTCAGCATCATCTGCAATTCCACTTCGGCAGCGCGCCTCTGCATGAACTGGCCGGAGGTGATTACACCCTGCGGATAGAAGCCGCGCGCGAAGTGGGCGGGCGCGAAGTGGTCGATATTCCGTTCAGCTGGCCGCAGACCCAACCCGCTACTTTCACCGCCAGCGGCAGCACCGAACTGGGTGCTGTGGCTGTAAGCATTAAACCCTGA
- a CDS encoding PepSY-associated TM helix domain-containing protein: MIRSLSARLSVSGIVFGSLRQWHWISSALCLVGMILFAFTGITLNHAADIKAEPVTVTLETELSATLLKTLSGRSAGPLPLALRQWLLHEHNISVPSTDAEWQSNEVYLGMPRPGGDAWLSIETDSGVLLYERTERGWISYLNDLHKGRNTGPLWSWFIDIFSLLCLVFSLSGLWLLMRYARQRPSTWPLVALGVVIPLLIIILSVH; the protein is encoded by the coding sequence ATGATCCGATCTTTATCTGCCCGCCTGTCTGTATCGGGCATCGTTTTTGGCAGTCTGCGCCAGTGGCACTGGATCAGCTCGGCTCTGTGTCTGGTGGGCATGATTCTGTTTGCCTTTACCGGCATTACGTTAAATCACGCGGCGGACATCAAGGCAGAACCGGTGACGGTAACGCTGGAAACCGAGCTGTCCGCCACCTTGTTAAAAACCCTGTCCGGGCGCAGCGCCGGGCCGTTACCGCTGGCGCTGCGCCAATGGTTGCTGCACGAACATAACATCAGCGTGCCATCGACTGACGCCGAATGGCAGAGCAATGAAGTGTATCTGGGCATGCCCAGACCCGGCGGTGATGCCTGGCTGAGCATTGAAACCGACAGCGGTGTGCTGCTTTACGAACGCACCGAACGCGGCTGGATTTCGTACCTGAACGACCTGCATAAAGGCCGCAATACCGGCCCGCTGTGGTCATGGTTTATCGATATTTTTTCGCTGCTGTGTCTGGTTTTTTCCCTCAGCGGTTTATGGCTGCTGATGCGTTACGCCCGCCAGCGCCCATCCACCTGGCCGTTGGTGGCACTGGGCGTGGTTATCCCGCTGCTGATCATTATTTTGAGCGTGCATTAA
- a CDS encoding TonB-dependent receptor domain-containing protein has protein sequence MIRPTHWRQAVLPAAIALATFSAQAEQAEKNPVDLGKMVVSAAGFEQKVVEAPASISVITQEDLRSRPYMTLLDAVRELEGVDIGETRDKTGQGSVSIRGMGADYTLLLIDGRRQNNHGDIYPNNFGGNQFNHVPPLDAIERIEVIRGPASTLYGADALGGVINIITKKVTDEWAGSVTLGRSFQEQDEYGNDTTADFSLMGPVIKDVLGVELRGSFYQRDASEPEYEDATDPAGVSHTRTLGFGSGGKTTDNTNTNLGFGVNWKPAANQTLTLDIDQSKQTYDNKPLADGSFPLGTVDSIDTIWRVRGGQVQPRVGYAKDQEFTRDQWAIAHEGEWSFGSSWVSLQHISTANKGRTVPFSVAERELLQQMYDGTGAYAGLSEDERKTIAQNTFLPRPKRTMESSQYTLDAKVDMPVNDFYGHHQVVVGGQVIVAELEDGVFGLEGGDAGSETSDFTMYSLFAEDNWSMLDDFTLTTGLRYDNHDVFGSNVSPRLYGVYNLDLSWTVKGGVSTGYKTPKTTDLFNGITGFGGQGTSPFAGNPDLEPEKSVNSELALYWEAMEGGHNFNITAFHNKFKDKIASGDRVPTCASTNGAKPCVNLGEYETLNYTTYSQKINIDEALVRGAEVAARWQMSEALSLRANYTYTDSKQLSGNEKGQPLTNSAKHMSNLTLGWDINDKANVYLTSETRSSRFRDVDEDGNALYFKNYNVLHLGASYEISANLSVNGRINNLLDEDFTSYQTRFQDGVEGDAADGDYDDDGEITYIDDYNNKDKRRNLWLGVNYRF, from the coding sequence ATGATCAGACCAACTCACTGGCGCCAGGCCGTTTTGCCAGCCGCGATTGCCTTAGCTACGTTTTCTGCGCAAGCGGAACAGGCAGAAAAAAATCCGGTAGACCTCGGTAAAATGGTGGTATCGGCTGCCGGTTTTGAGCAGAAAGTTGTTGAGGCGCCGGCCAGTATTTCTGTGATTACTCAGGAAGATCTGCGCTCCCGTCCGTACATGACACTGTTGGATGCCGTACGTGAGCTGGAAGGTGTGGATATCGGTGAAACCCGCGATAAAACCGGCCAGGGTTCGGTCAGTATCCGTGGCATGGGAGCGGATTACACCCTGCTGCTGATCGATGGCCGCCGCCAGAACAACCATGGCGATATTTACCCGAATAATTTCGGTGGTAATCAGTTCAACCATGTTCCGCCACTGGATGCGATTGAACGTATCGAAGTTATCCGAGGCCCGGCTTCAACCCTATACGGTGCCGATGCGCTGGGTGGTGTGATTAACATCATTACCAAAAAAGTCACCGATGAATGGGCGGGTTCTGTCACTCTCGGCCGTTCATTCCAGGAGCAGGACGAATACGGTAATGACACCACCGCCGATTTCAGCCTGATGGGGCCGGTGATCAAAGATGTACTGGGTGTTGAGCTGCGCGGCAGTTTTTATCAGCGCGATGCGTCAGAGCCTGAATATGAAGATGCAACCGACCCGGCTGGTGTCAGCCACACCCGCACTCTGGGCTTTGGTTCCGGTGGTAAAACCACCGATAACACCAACACCAATCTGGGTTTTGGCGTGAACTGGAAACCGGCCGCCAATCAGACCCTGACGCTGGATATTGATCAGTCAAAACAGACCTACGACAACAAACCACTGGCGGATGGCAGCTTCCCGCTGGGCACCGTCGACAGCATCGACACCATCTGGCGTGTGCGCGGTGGTCAGGTGCAGCCGCGGGTCGGTTATGCCAAAGATCAGGAATTCACCCGTGACCAGTGGGCCATTGCCCATGAGGGCGAATGGTCCTTCGGCAGCAGTTGGGTGTCGCTGCAGCATATTTCTACCGCCAATAAAGGCCGTACTGTGCCTTTCTCGGTGGCTGAGCGTGAACTGCTGCAACAGATGTACGACGGCACCGGTGCTTATGCCGGTCTGAGCGAAGACGAGCGCAAAACCATCGCGCAAAACACCTTCCTGCCGCGTCCGAAACGCACCATGGAAAGCAGCCAGTACACCCTGGATGCCAAAGTCGATATGCCGGTTAATGATTTTTATGGTCACCACCAGGTAGTGGTTGGCGGTCAGGTGATTGTTGCTGAGCTGGAAGACGGAGTCTTTGGTCTGGAAGGCGGTGACGCCGGCAGCGAAACCTCCGACTTCACCATGTACTCGCTGTTCGCAGAAGATAACTGGTCGATGCTGGATGATTTCACCCTGACCACCGGCTTGCGTTACGACAATCACGATGTGTTCGGCAGCAATGTCAGCCCGCGTCTGTACGGTGTTTACAACCTCGACCTGAGCTGGACAGTCAAAGGTGGCGTGTCGACCGGTTATAAAACCCCGAAAACCACTGACCTGTTCAACGGCATCACCGGTTTTGGTGGGCAGGGTACCAGTCCGTTTGCCGGTAACCCGGATCTGGAGCCGGAGAAAAGCGTCAACAGCGAACTGGCACTCTACTGGGAAGCTATGGAAGGGGGTCATAATTTCAACATCACCGCTTTCCATAACAAGTTCAAAGACAAAATCGCCAGCGGCGACCGGGTACCAACCTGTGCCAGCACCAACGGCGCCAAGCCGTGTGTGAATCTGGGTGAGTACGAAACGCTGAACTACACCACCTACAGTCAGAAAATCAACATCGACGAAGCGCTGGTGCGCGGGGCCGAAGTTGCAGCCCGCTGGCAGATGAGCGAAGCGCTGTCACTGCGTGCCAACTACACCTACACCGACAGCAAACAGCTGTCCGGTAATGAAAAAGGCCAGCCGCTGACCAACAGTGCCAAGCACATGTCGAACCTGACGCTGGGCTGGGATATTAACGACAAAGCCAACGTCTACCTGACCAGCGAAACCCGCTCGTCACGCTTCCGCGATGTGGATGAAGATGGCAACGCGCTGTACTTCAAAAACTACAACGTGTTGCACCTCGGCGCGTCGTACGAAATCAGCGCCAATCTGAGCGTTAACGGCCGTATCAACAACCTGCTGGACGAAGACTTCACCAGCTACCAGACCCGTTTTCAGGATGGGGTTGAGGGCGATGCCGCCGACGGTGATTACGATGACGACGGTGAAATCACCTACATCGACGATTACAACAACAAAGACAAACGCCGCAACCTGTGGCTGGGCGTGAACTACCGCTTCTGA
- a CDS encoding alpha/beta fold hydrolase has protein sequence MNKKYTENGDPLDPLFIFAHGAGAGSDSEFMQAMAELIAAQGIFVVRFDFPYMEQRAIDGKRRPPQRMPALLDDYRALIRQLGRPCVIGGKSMGGRVASLLMQEAGEQDEVASLIRGCACLGYPFHPPGKPESLRTDHLQQLQHPLLIVQGTRDALGNKDEVDGYTLDDSLQWVWLEDGDHDLKPRKKSGYSHEQHMQQAAAAVAAFVRSVMG, from the coding sequence ATGAACAAAAAATACACAGAAAACGGTGATCCGCTCGATCCGTTATTTATTTTCGCTCACGGCGCGGGTGCCGGCAGTGACAGTGAATTTATGCAAGCGATGGCAGAGTTGATTGCTGCGCAGGGAATCTTTGTTGTGCGCTTTGATTTTCCGTATATGGAACAGCGCGCCATTGATGGTAAGCGCCGCCCGCCACAGCGTATGCCGGCGCTGCTGGACGATTACCGCGCATTAATCCGCCAGCTGGGGCGTCCCTGTGTCATTGGCGGTAAATCCATGGGCGGGAGGGTTGCTTCTTTATTAATGCAGGAAGCCGGTGAGCAGGACGAGGTTGCCAGCCTGATCCGCGGCTGTGCCTGTCTGGGGTATCCGTTTCATCCGCCCGGTAAACCTGAGTCGCTGCGCACAGATCATCTGCAGCAATTGCAGCACCCCTTGCTGATTGTGCAGGGCACGCGTGACGCATTGGGCAATAAAGACGAAGTGGATGGCTATACCCTGGATGACTCACTGCAGTGGGTATGGCTGGAAGACGGCGACCATGACTTAAAACCGCGTAAAAAATCCGGCTATAGCCATGAGCAGCATATGCAGCAGGCGGCGGCAGCGGTGGCTGCGTTTGTTCGTTCTGTGATGGGGTAG
- the ccoN gene encoding cytochrome-c oxidase, cbb3-type subunit I, with protein MSTAFDHPEYNYKVVRQFAIMTVVWGIVGMAVGVLIAAQLAWPALNFDTPWLSFGRLRPLHTNAVIFAFGGSALFATSYYIVQRTCRTRLFSDTLASFTFWGWNAVIVAAAITLPMGLTSTKEYAELEWPIDILVTLVWVAYVVNFLGTLAIRKESHIYVANWFFAAFMIMIAILYVGNNLAVPVSLTKSYSIWAGTIDAMIQWWWGHNAVGFFLTAGFLGIMYYFVPKQAGRPVYSYRLSIVHFWALISIYVWAGGHHLHYSALPDWAQTAGMVMSLILLAPSWGGMINGMMTLSGAWHKLRNDPILRFLVVSLSFYGMSTFEGPMMSIKTVNALSHNTDWTIGHVHSGALGWVAMVSIGALYHLIPIMFGRKAGDMHSIKLINVHFWLSTIGTVLYIAAMWVNGIMQGLMWRAVNADGTLTYSFVESVEASHGGYVVRVLGGALFLTGMLIMAYNVFMTVRAAKKEAGNAVAAQA; from the coding sequence ATGAGCACAGCATTTGACCATCCCGAGTACAACTACAAGGTGGTAAGACAATTTGCCATCATGACCGTAGTTTGGGGCATTGTTGGCATGGCGGTCGGTGTACTTATCGCTGCCCAGCTGGCTTGGCCTGCACTGAACTTTGATACGCCTTGGCTGTCTTTCGGTCGTTTACGTCCGCTGCACACCAACGCGGTTATTTTTGCTTTCGGTGGTTCTGCACTGTTTGCAACGTCTTACTACATTGTGCAGCGCACCTGTCGCACCCGTCTGTTTTCAGACACGCTGGCAAGCTTCACGTTCTGGGGCTGGAATGCCGTGATCGTTGCAGCGGCTATTACTCTGCCAATGGGTCTGACCTCTACCAAAGAATACGCTGAGCTGGAATGGCCAATCGACATTCTGGTTACTCTGGTATGGGTTGCTTATGTTGTGAACTTCCTCGGCACACTGGCTATCCGTAAAGAAAGCCATATCTATGTTGCCAACTGGTTCTTCGCAGCCTTCATGATCATGATTGCGATCCTGTACGTGGGTAACAACCTGGCCGTACCGGTATCCCTGACCAAATCTTACTCCATCTGGGCCGGTACTATTGATGCCATGATCCAGTGGTGGTGGGGCCACAATGCGGTAGGTTTCTTCCTGACTGCGGGCTTCCTGGGGATTATGTACTACTTCGTGCCTAAGCAGGCTGGCCGTCCGGTTTACTCTTACCGTCTGTCCATCGTGCACTTCTGGGCGCTGATTTCTATCTACGTTTGGGCCGGTGGTCACCACCTGCACTACTCCGCTCTGCCTGACTGGGCCCAGACTGCCGGTATGGTTATGTCTCTGATCCTGCTGGCACCAAGCTGGGGCGGTATGATCAACGGTATGATGACGCTGTCCGGTGCATGGCACAAACTGCGTAACGACCCTATTCTGCGCTTCCTGGTTGTATCTCTGTCTTTCTACGGTATGTCTACCTTCGAAGGCCCGATGATGTCGATCAAGACCGTAAACGCGCTGTCTCACAACACTGACTGGACCATTGGTCACGTTCACTCCGGTGCTCTGGGCTGGGTTGCCATGGTATCTATCGGTGCCCTGTATCACCTGATTCCTATCATGTTCGGCCGCAAAGCCGGTGATATGCACTCCATCAAACTGATTAACGTTCACTTCTGGCTGTCCACTATTGGTACCGTACTGTACATCGCTGCGATGTGGGTAAACGGCATCATGCAGGGTCTGATGTGGCGTGCAGTTAACGCTGACGGCACCCTGACTTACAGCTTTGTTGAATCTGTAGAAGCCTCTCATGGCGGCTATGTGGTTCGTGTACTGGGTGGTGCGCTGTTCCTGACCGGTATGCTGATCATGGCTTACAACGTGTTCATGACTGTACGCGCGGCCAAGAAAGAAGCTGGCAACGCAGTTGCAGCACAGGCTTAA